A genomic region of Dermacentor andersoni chromosome 9, qqDerAnde1_hic_scaffold, whole genome shotgun sequence contains the following coding sequences:
- the LOC126527287 gene encoding uncharacterized protein, with product MADNDTAVEKKRGRPKKAEAGEKRPKEDASADAPKAKRGRGRPKGSSKKGKKTATKAAAGAKKGTGRGRPRKAAAAEVDKDTGSDDAGEGSD from the exons ATGGCCGACAACGACACTGCTGTTGAGAAGAAGCGCGGACGTCCGAAGAAGGCCGAAGCCGGCGAGAAGAGACCAAAAGAG GACGCGTCTGCCGATGCGCCGAAGGCAAAGCGTGGCAGGGGCCGCCCTAAGGGTAGCAGCAAAAAGGGCAAGAAG ACTGCCACCAAGGCGGCCGCTGGCGCCAAGAAGGGCACCGGACGTGGTCGGCCCCGGAAGGCGGCGGCAGCAGAGGTCGACAAGGACACTGGCAGCGATGATGCTGGCGAGGGGTCCGACTGA
- the LOC126527289 gene encoding small integral membrane protein 29-like, translating to MLLSASAAGNGTELPFAEAPANITNEEAPVLEASSGWDSTSLAYVFVPLSLVICIGLATALVVFLVRKSRLDRLRHHLMPFYSFDPQDEGEDWEAELLEEGLTHRPNPANKNPEFHEPPKLAFRSVL from the exons ATGCTGCTCTCAGCGAGCGCAGCAGGCAATGGCACAGAGCTGCCGTTTGCTGAGGCGCCCGCAAACATCACCAATGAGGAAGCTCCCGTGCTCGAGGCATCGTCAGGCTGGGACTCAACAAGCCTTGCCTACGTGTTTGTTCCACTTAGCCTCGTCATCTGCATAGGCCTTGCCACAGCTCTC gtggtATTTCTCGTTAGAAAGAGCAG GCTTGACAGATTGCGGCACCATCTGATGCCATTCTACAGCTTCGACCCTCAGGACGAGGGCGAAGACTGGGAAGCGGAGCTACTTGAAGAGGGCCTCACACATAGGCCTAACCCTGCCAATAAG AATCCGGAGTTCCATGAGCCGCCAAAGCTGGCATTCCGGTCGGTCCTGTAA